In Coriobacteriia bacterium, a genomic segment contains:
- a CDS encoding sigma 54-interacting transcriptional regulator — protein MSPRAATDGKVAQAKTAKAKTAAASASDAAASPIRVLLLDDETEHLDRTEEAIRSAWPFVAGPLRSAEVDLVLDRCEDVGAALEAVGTTGYDVVIADVFMPEDSPGAPLTDAGGALRLIRGLDGMPDEPLVVITTNKYSGVGAWLDEELRAQPSDAPWLLVVQKPTGLGSDDESVLLDTTTWKGLLCNAICRARDLRWRQGFATSELNRIARFSKALQSIRAREHDLRRAPLVFVEGPAGSGREMFARWMHELRTRPDEPAHWSILHTGGGHPPVQLRASLFGAAGQPGKLEEAGRGVVFVDPIDGSPQFGHALDRFVRDAVVTGRFLFGREGEPHDAREYAGALVVGMEDAVRVGDDRDLSDSWRSAIASRVVLPPVPELFDDLAGFAMDFINRRRRDRGVPLVEELAPEAIAALRGRPWPGNLKEIEGFLASLDERCFATRITGADVSAEIAMRGEAAVHAGAEVPALAASSEARAADPGYAEDWRLLIDAVDGRRKVRFTLRSSSGDVHFTSAGVTSPAIIAGLYKVNVRKAPGSGPELVLVRREPLDDLSVDMSDWARSLCLIAPVCGFGALHVEFVENEPRIVAKSVEGIQKKLQRAGLNDASGEARIRIEASKGGIEFSGRCECAEEIVVPVTRERFNDYRRTVNAIKDVEVAVNAIKDRAQKRP, from the coding sequence ATGAGTCCGCGTGCGGCGACCGACGGGAAGGTCGCCCAGGCGAAGACCGCCAAGGCGAAGACCGCCGCGGCCAGTGCGTCCGACGCCGCCGCCTCGCCCATCAGGGTCCTGCTCCTCGACGACGAGACCGAGCATCTGGACCGCACCGAGGAGGCGATTCGCTCGGCGTGGCCCTTTGTGGCGGGACCGCTGAGGTCGGCCGAGGTCGATCTTGTCTTGGATCGGTGCGAGGACGTGGGCGCCGCTCTCGAGGCGGTGGGGACCACCGGCTACGACGTCGTCATCGCCGACGTCTTCATGCCGGAGGATTCGCCCGGCGCGCCGCTCACCGACGCCGGTGGCGCCCTCCGCCTCATACGCGGGCTCGACGGCATGCCTGACGAGCCGCTGGTGGTCATCACCACGAACAAGTACTCGGGAGTGGGGGCATGGCTCGACGAGGAGCTGCGGGCGCAGCCGAGCGATGCACCGTGGCTGCTCGTCGTCCAGAAGCCCACCGGACTCGGCAGCGATGACGAGTCGGTCCTTCTCGACACCACGACGTGGAAGGGCTTGCTCTGCAACGCCATCTGCCGCGCGCGCGACCTGCGCTGGAGGCAGGGGTTCGCGACGAGCGAGCTCAACCGCATCGCGCGGTTCAGCAAGGCCCTCCAGTCGATCCGGGCGCGGGAGCACGACCTGCGCCGGGCGCCGTTGGTCTTCGTCGAGGGGCCCGCAGGTTCCGGACGCGAGATGTTCGCTCGGTGGATGCACGAGCTGCGCACCCGCCCCGATGAACCGGCCCACTGGAGCATCCTGCACACCGGCGGAGGGCATCCGCCGGTGCAGTTGCGCGCGAGCCTGTTCGGAGCAGCGGGCCAGCCGGGCAAGCTCGAAGAGGCCGGCCGGGGCGTCGTCTTCGTGGATCCGATCGATGGGAGCCCGCAGTTCGGGCACGCGCTCGACCGGTTCGTCCGCGACGCGGTCGTGACCGGGCGATTCCTCTTCGGGCGCGAAGGCGAACCCCACGATGCGCGCGAGTACGCGGGAGCGCTGGTGGTCGGTATGGAGGACGCCGTCCGGGTCGGTGACGATCGCGACCTGTCCGACTCCTGGCGCAGCGCGATCGCGAGCCGGGTGGTGTTGCCGCCGGTACCGGAGTTGTTCGACGATCTGGCCGGCTTCGCGATGGACTTCATCAACCGGCGACGGCGCGACCGTGGTGTGCCACTCGTGGAGGAGCTGGCTCCCGAAGCGATCGCGGCGCTGCGCGGGCGTCCGTGGCCGGGCAACCTGAAGGAGATCGAGGGCTTCCTCGCTTCGTTGGACGAGCGGTGCTTCGCGACGAGGATCACCGGCGCGGACGTGAGCGCAGAGATCGCGATGCGTGGGGAGGCGGCGGTGCACGCCGGAGCCGAGGTGCCGGCGCTCGCGGCCAGTTCGGAGGCGAGAGCGGCGGATCCCGGCTACGCCGAGGATTGGCGGCTGCTCATCGACGCGGTGGACGGCCGCCGCAAGGTACGGTTCACCCTTCGGTCGTCAAGCGGCGACGTCCACTTCACATCCGCCGGTGTCACCTCTCCCGCGATCATCGCGGGGCTGTACAAGGTCAACGTGAGAAAGGCGCCCGGATCGGGTCCCGAACTGGTACTCGTACGCCGCGAACCGCTCGACGACCTCTCCGTGGACATGTCGGACTGGGCCCGCAGCCTGTGCCTCATCGCCCCCGTCTGCGGGTTCGGGGCGCTGCACGTGGAGTTCGTCGAGAACGAACCCAGGATCGTCGCGAAGAGCGTCGAGGGAATCCAAAAGAAGCTGCAGCGGGCCGGTCTCAACGACGCTTCGGGCGAAGCTCGGATCCGCATCGAGGCCTCCAAGGGGGGCATCGAGTTCTCGGGACGCTGCGAGTGCGCCGAGGAGATCGTCGTCCCCGTAACCCGAGAGCGGTTCAACGACTACAGGCGTACCGTCAACGCCATCAAGGACGTCGAGGTTGCCGTCAACGCTATCAAGGACCGCGCCCAGAAGCGGCCCTGA
- a CDS encoding DUF4065 domain-containing protein: protein MARTVDVAEYILASRGEMTAMKLQKLAYYSKAWHLVWEGKSLFPDDIEAWANGPVVRSLYDMHKGMFVVVPGVFGGDATQLSIDEVSSVDAVLGFYGDYTPFDLSEQTHREAPWRAARAGLQPGERGDSVITEASMAEYYESL from the coding sequence GTGGCACGCACAGTTGATGTTGCGGAATACATCTTGGCCAGTCGCGGTGAGATGACCGCAATGAAGCTTCAGAAGCTGGCCTACTACTCGAAGGCATGGCACCTCGTCTGGGAGGGCAAGTCTCTCTTCCCTGACGATATTGAGGCATGGGCGAATGGGCCCGTAGTTAGGTCTCTCTACGACATGCACAAGGGAATGTTCGTCGTGGTCCCGGGGGTATTCGGCGGCGACGCGACGCAACTGTCTATCGACGAAGTGAGCTCGGTCGACGCCGTGCTGGGCTTCTATGGCGACTACACGCCATTCGACCTCAGTGAACAGACGCACCGCGAAGCTCCTTGGCGGGCCGCTCGGGCAGGGCTTCAGCCCGGCGAGCGTGGTGACAGCGTCATTACCGAAGCATCTATGGCTGAGTACTACGAGTCGTTGTAG
- a CDS encoding ATP-binding protein, whose protein sequence is MAAESVDPDPPVRRDRRQQCIRDFAGNLRTIKVTACRLIECDATVRAMFADDMYTPHLAPLVDECRDRAVPRLDDALQKCLEQLGEAIPAKERESLAVAIATGPDLVLQTNPVEPSALFDQRFGNDRALQKMFAAEGRYVRAFVEHPGGRAACEDPYWGELADYLIALAADAEEALKACVMAARTEGRDSASLVLGTRWSFVARCRLKMLGYLHRREAAVAAVITHLADEVYEDDRVVAHAYESTIGDVLGSFKRLNPGLLDVLEPLLAPDPQPGAMREGALWVRALQAPVVLSRLADDRALTLEEIDRQLTHIREVQDHATCYFGRVGTIRDVIRTLDETVQELIRYRRGLANGEESAWVTEQLKDLWSHVTGLRADLIQTERGGDAAQFGSYYTLLRIYGSGWLRSREEADEVRKAVFHCYEKGSAYWNQLKGGWKPPTGPDAFRVGYVCARFAAPLFSGVVVEGLEERLRLGVEALRIATSSRDPGFLHANLPLGRCLARLGEWDAALAAFEKIAGAEPDGRLWPETRVTALLEIADVETALARRASDGSSLALHVSRGLDALDRAERANGHGALPGSALRRAHLRLASGDTPAAARLYADAVRNGRRRDRTAALRILAGSPDKREFVDTLIAALSEPPRGGSRELYDDVAAALVGVEGAPAELYAAVVGSYEGAVRLGRPAKDAARSVASLLGERLVAAYFSAGPERFRVVVDSVVQILPEDAESRDDLVYLVVSLMREALTSEYVARHVMYQHRLIEGVLAEWDHLGEPGTTSVIDPLHRLLDGAVPAETLPAGYCGTDLQDAASFLPEPFPIKLTEERGCTVTCLNDGRSPVGLPAGALLELHSFLTRFANSDRGPLGPLWMCRPWAVQWRMSENGFRATVRFDAVSVRTRVSTERIASAEADTRAEFDALVFWDARCDMRNVTADGTVTLELLPKASPAWAIAAGVADTWARYSTFLAESQTKYLETRATSGTFHPQARPMFDAAIKEVADPGDLAAALTLVLDDALASVAHWLNLSPDVPRRTLMGKLHSLVYDAEGHARAHDGTAGAVPEVPIDVVLRECDEFLELIAGDLQAGRVRGRSVAYCDAARVVDAVVASARETLPNACTISYDRPANCPVAMPEWALEMSLENALRNAVRATAIAGGGDILVSLGSVEDDEDRSEVAGMVGITVSNAFRPDVDASSGGHGVGVSVMRKLVESFDGAIEVSVSAASNMHRVALSVPKAEMPA, encoded by the coding sequence GTGGCTGCTGAGTCTGTCGATCCAGATCCCCCGGTGCGGCGCGATCGCCGCCAGCAGTGCATCCGGGACTTCGCGGGCAATCTGCGGACGATCAAGGTCACGGCGTGCCGCCTGATCGAATGCGACGCCACCGTCCGGGCGATGTTCGCCGACGACATGTACACCCCCCACCTCGCGCCCCTCGTCGACGAGTGCCGGGACCGCGCGGTTCCGCGATTGGACGATGCGCTCCAGAAGTGTCTCGAGCAGCTCGGGGAGGCCATCCCGGCCAAGGAGCGGGAGTCGCTTGCCGTCGCGATAGCGACCGGTCCTGACCTCGTGCTGCAGACCAACCCCGTTGAGCCATCCGCGCTGTTCGACCAGCGGTTCGGGAACGACCGCGCATTGCAGAAGATGTTCGCCGCCGAGGGCCGTTACGTTCGTGCGTTCGTCGAACACCCCGGCGGCCGTGCCGCCTGCGAGGATCCGTACTGGGGCGAGCTTGCCGACTATCTGATCGCGCTCGCTGCCGACGCGGAGGAGGCTCTGAAGGCGTGCGTGATGGCGGCTCGGACAGAGGGCAGGGATAGCGCGTCGCTGGTCCTGGGTACCCGCTGGTCGTTCGTCGCACGCTGCCGCCTCAAGATGCTCGGGTATCTCCATCGTCGCGAAGCCGCTGTCGCCGCAGTAATCACTCATCTTGCCGACGAGGTGTACGAGGATGACCGCGTGGTCGCTCACGCGTACGAGTCCACCATCGGAGACGTTCTGGGGTCGTTCAAGCGCCTGAACCCAGGGTTGCTCGACGTTCTGGAGCCCCTGCTCGCACCGGACCCGCAGCCCGGTGCGATGCGGGAGGGCGCGCTGTGGGTCCGAGCGCTCCAGGCCCCTGTGGTACTCAGCCGGCTCGCGGACGACCGGGCTCTCACTCTCGAGGAGATCGACCGGCAACTCACTCACATTCGCGAAGTGCAGGACCACGCGACCTGCTACTTCGGTCGGGTGGGGACGATCAGGGACGTCATCCGCACCCTTGACGAGACGGTACAGGAGCTCATCCGCTACCGTCGCGGGCTCGCGAACGGCGAGGAATCGGCCTGGGTCACCGAGCAGCTCAAGGACCTGTGGAGTCATGTCACCGGTCTTCGCGCCGACCTCATCCAGACCGAGCGGGGCGGGGACGCGGCCCAGTTCGGCAGCTACTACACACTGCTCCGCATCTACGGGAGCGGCTGGCTGCGCTCACGAGAGGAAGCTGACGAGGTCCGGAAGGCGGTCTTCCACTGCTACGAGAAGGGCTCCGCATACTGGAACCAGTTGAAGGGCGGTTGGAAGCCCCCGACCGGGCCCGACGCCTTCCGGGTCGGCTACGTGTGTGCGCGGTTCGCTGCGCCGCTCTTCTCGGGCGTCGTTGTGGAGGGTTTGGAGGAGCGGCTGCGGCTCGGGGTCGAAGCGCTTCGCATCGCCACCAGCAGCCGCGATCCGGGCTTCCTTCACGCGAACCTGCCGCTGGGGCGGTGCCTCGCTCGGCTGGGCGAGTGGGACGCGGCGCTGGCCGCGTTCGAGAAGATAGCCGGCGCTGAACCTGACGGCAGGCTGTGGCCCGAGACACGGGTAACCGCGCTTCTCGAGATTGCGGACGTCGAGACCGCACTCGCGCGCAGGGCGAGTGACGGGAGTTCGCTCGCGCTGCACGTGAGCCGGGGGTTGGACGCCCTCGACCGGGCCGAGCGGGCGAACGGTCACGGCGCGCTGCCCGGCTCCGCGCTGCGTCGCGCACACCTCCGTCTGGCCTCCGGCGACACGCCCGCGGCCGCGCGGCTGTATGCGGACGCGGTCCGGAATGGGCGTCGTCGGGACCGCACGGCAGCGCTCCGGATCCTCGCCGGCAGCCCCGACAAGCGCGAGTTCGTCGACACGCTCATCGCCGCTCTCTCGGAGCCACCTCGTGGTGGTTCGCGCGAGCTCTACGACGACGTGGCCGCGGCACTCGTGGGTGTGGAGGGTGCGCCCGCTGAGCTCTACGCGGCCGTGGTGGGAAGCTACGAGGGCGCCGTACGTCTCGGGCGCCCGGCGAAGGATGCCGCCCGTTCGGTGGCCTCACTGCTGGGGGAGCGGCTCGTGGCGGCGTACTTCAGCGCCGGCCCGGAGCGGTTCCGCGTCGTGGTGGATTCGGTCGTCCAAATCCTGCCGGAGGATGCGGAGAGCCGCGACGACCTCGTCTACTTGGTGGTGAGCCTGATGCGGGAAGCGCTCACGTCCGAGTACGTCGCCCGGCACGTCATGTACCAGCACCGCCTGATCGAGGGCGTGCTGGCAGAGTGGGACCATCTTGGCGAGCCGGGTACGACGAGCGTGATCGACCCGCTTCACAGGCTGCTGGATGGCGCGGTGCCTGCAGAGACGCTCCCCGCCGGCTACTGCGGCACGGACCTTCAAGATGCGGCGTCCTTCCTTCCCGAGCCGTTCCCGATCAAGCTGACCGAAGAACGTGGCTGCACGGTCACGTGCCTCAACGATGGTCGCAGCCCCGTAGGCCTTCCAGCAGGCGCTCTACTCGAACTCCACTCGTTCCTGACCAGGTTCGCAAACTCGGACCGCGGGCCCCTCGGTCCGCTCTGGATGTGCAGGCCTTGGGCGGTCCAGTGGCGCATGAGCGAGAACGGCTTCAGGGCTACGGTCCGGTTCGACGCAGTCTCGGTACGAACGAGAGTGTCGACTGAGAGGATCGCCTCTGCCGAGGCGGACACTCGCGCGGAGTTCGACGCGCTCGTGTTCTGGGATGCGAGATGCGACATGCGCAACGTGACCGCCGACGGGACCGTCACGCTCGAGCTGCTGCCGAAGGCGAGCCCTGCCTGGGCCATCGCCGCCGGTGTCGCGGACACCTGGGCCCGCTACAGTACGTTCCTCGCGGAGTCGCAGACGAAGTACCTGGAGACCCGCGCTACGAGCGGCACGTTCCACCCGCAGGCGCGCCCGATGTTCGATGCCGCGATCAAGGAAGTAGCCGATCCGGGTGACCTCGCGGCGGCTCTCACACTCGTGTTGGACGACGCGCTCGCTTCAGTCGCGCATTGGCTGAACCTGAGCCCGGACGTGCCGAGGCGGACCCTGATGGGCAAGCTCCACTCTCTCGTCTATGACGCCGAGGGCCACGCGAGGGCGCATGACGGGACCGCCGGAGCCGTTCCCGAAGTGCCGATCGACGTCGTCTTGAGGGAGTGCGACGAGTTCCTCGAGCTGATCGCGGGCGACCTCCAGGCGGGCAGGGTCCGCGGCAGGTCGGTCGCGTACTGTGACGCAGCGCGCGTCGTGGATGCGGTCGTGGCCTCGGCCCGGGAGACGCTTCCGAACGCCTGCACGATCTCGTACGACAGGCCCGCGAACTGCCCGGTCGCGATGCCGGAGTGGGCACTCGAGATGTCGCTCGAGAACGCGTTGCGCAACGCGGTGCGCGCCACCGCAATCGCCGGCGGTGGCGATATCCTTGTCTCACTGGGGTCAGTCGAGGACGACGAGGACCGTTCGGAGGTGGCAGGGATGGTCGGGATCACCGTGTCGAACGCGTTCCGGCCAGACGTCGACGCCTCGAGCGGCGGTCACGGCGTGGGAGTGTCGGTCATGAGGAAGCTCGTCGAGAGCTTCGACGGCGCTATCGAAGTGTCGGTGAGCGCGGCTTCGAACATGCACAGGGTCGCGCTCTCGGTTCCGAAGGCGGAGATGCCGGCATGA